A single Triticum dicoccoides isolate Atlit2015 ecotype Zavitan chromosome 2A, WEW_v2.0, whole genome shotgun sequence DNA region contains:
- the LOC119356912 gene encoding seed linoleate 9S-lipoxygenase-3-like isoform X1, translating into MPMQIRHSPRPCARGPHAPSATGPGAPGWTATMLRPAGALERRDGPRPMLVPSAARSQLKILHPSTSPSHDATTATRAVAGSDVQATSAATSARVQGKLLLQSSDSPSSPLRLSLQLVSATVAGRDERGVRGEAAALDAVISSGETEVDVELLWDEALGAPGAVLVTNNSDFPVYLKLLSLSSPAVHFVCNGWVYPVGKHPYRLFFTNDAYVKEKTPPALRKDREDELRLLRGEGAPADAPLQKWDRVYDYALYNDLGNPDLREDLARPVLGGSEEYPYPRRTRTSRPPSKADPASETRASLEEGVYIPCDERTGAVAKAPNLPKLEGHFGSLADVHGLFDTNAKPIAFPVPQVISANRTAWRTDEEFARQTLAGTNPLSIELVTGLPLTSKLDRALYGDQDSKITKEHIEKNLGNMTVAQAIEKDRLYVVDHHDWVMPYLKRINELPGDEEKGEISERKSYATRTLFFLQDDSTLKPLAIELSSPHPEDERLGATSTVYTPPDQLKAGDAASDTFTAWDLAKAHAASNDACKNNYVLHWLRTHATMEPVVIAANRQLSVLHPIHKLLKPHFRNTLDTNSTARHIVIGSGDERQGGAFYRNMHEVNFFTGKYGMEMSSKAYASFNFTELAFPNELIKRGMVRGAPKKPEELELPRNDELNILTAIWKWVTELFFPNEHIKTGVARGDPKKAGELELLIKDYPYAVDGLEIWTAIKEWVTDYCAIYYAEGDGAVAGDSELQAWWSEVRNVGHGDLSDAPWWPAMDSVGDLVETCATIIWLGSAYHSAVSFGQYAYNGFVPNRPTVTSGEMPAGAGAAVTEAEFLGHITPKNEAFGLMALTMSPPVKPGEPLMGERPDTARWTSEQRAAKALLEFNAKLDAVAEAVKKRNADGALRNRNGPVEVPYTLLAPRADPAVPHVGGIPNSIAV; encoded by the exons ATGCCGATGCAGATCCGTCACAGCCCACGTCCGTGTGCCCGCGGCCCGCATGCTCCGTCAGCCACGGGCCCTGGGGCGCCGGGATGGACCGCGACGATGCTCCGTCCTGCAGGGGCGCTGGAGCGCCGGGACGGACCACGTCCAATGCTCGTCCCTTCCGCGGCTCGCTCGCAGCTCAAAATCTTGCACCCGAGCACCAGCCCAAGCCATGACGCCACCACGGCCACGCGTGCAGTGGCCGGCTCCGACGTGCAGGCCACGTCCGCCGCCACTAGCGCTCGTGTCCAAGGCAAGCTGCTGCTGCAGAGCTCCGACTCGCCCAGCAGCCCGCTCAGGCTGTCCCTCCAGCTCGTCAGCGCCACCGTCGCCG GGCGTGATGAGCGCGGCGTgagaggggaggcggcggcgctggacgCCGTCATATCCAGCGGGGAGACGGAGGTCGACGTGGAGCTGCTGTGGGACGAGGCCCTGGGCGCGCCCGGCGCCGTGCTCGTGACAAACAACTCCGACTTCCCCGTGTACCTGAAGCTGCTAAGCCTGAGCTCGCCGGCCGTCCACTTCGTCTGCAACGGATGGGTCTATCCCGTCGGGAAGCACCCGTACCGCCTCTTCTTCACCAACGAC GCGTACGTGAAGGAGAAGACGCCGCCGGCGCTGCGCAAGGACAGGGAAGACGAGCTCCGTCTGCTCCGGGGCGAGGGCGCGCCGGCAGACGCGCCGCTGCAGAAATGGGACCGCGTGTACGACTACGCGCTCTACAACGACCTGGGAAACCCCGACCTGCGCGAGGACCTGGCGCGCCCAGTGCTGGGAGGGTCCGAAGAGTACCCGTACCCTCGCCGGACCAGGACCAGCCGGCCTCCGAGCAAGGCAGACCCCGCGAGCGAGACGAGGGCGTCGCTGGAGGAAGGGGTCTACATCCCGTGCGACGAGCGGACCGGCGCCGTCGCCAAGGCGCCCAACCTTCCCAAGCTCGAGGGCCACTTCGGGTCCTTGGCGGATGTCCACGGCCTCTTCGACACCAACGCCAAGCCCATCGCATTCCCCGTCCCACAGGTCATCTCAG CGAATCGAACAGCTTGGCGGACCGATGAAGAGTTCGCCAGGCAAACACTCGCGGGGACAAACCCCCTGTCCATCGAGCTCGTCACCGGCCTCCCACTCACGAGCAAGCTTGACCGGGCCCTGTATGGTGACCAAGACAGCAAGATAACCAAAGAGCACATTGAGAAGAACTTGGGAAACATGACCGTGGCGCAG GCTATAGAAAAGGACAGGTTGTACGTTGTGGATCACCACGACTGGGTGATGCCGTACCTGAAGCGCATCAACGAGCTGCCAGGCGACGAGGAGAAGGGCGAGATCTCCGAGAGGAAGTCGTACGCCACAAGGACCCTCTTCTTCTTGCAAGACGACTCCACACTCAAGCCGCTGGCGATCGAGCTCAGCTCGCCGCACCCAGAGGATGAGCGCCTCGGCGCCACCAGCACCGTGTACACTCCTCCCGACCAACTCAAAGCCGGCGACGCCGCCTCCGACACCTTCACGGCGTGGGACCTCGCCAAGGCCCACGCCGCCTCCAACGACGCCTGCAAGAACAACTACGTCCTTCACTG GCTGAGGACGCACGCGACGATGGAGCCGGTGGTGATCGCGGCGAACCGGCAGCTCAGCGTGCTGCACCCAATCCACAAGCTTCTCAAGCCGCACTTCCGAAACACCTTGGACACAAATTCCACGGCACGACACATCGTCATCGGCTCCGGCGACGAGCGACAGGGTGGTGCCTTTTACCGCAACATGCACGAGGTCAACTTCTTCACCGGCAAGTACGGCATGGAGATGTCCTCCAAGGCATACGCTTCATTTAACTTCACCGAGCTCGCTTTCCCCAACGAACTCATCAAGCG TGGAATGGTGAGAGGAGCTCCGAAGAAACCTGAGGAGCTGGAGCTGCCGAGAAACGACGAGCTCAACATCTTGACGGCGATCTGGAAATGGGTCACCGAACTCTTTTTCCCCAACGAACACATCAAGAC AGGTGTGGCGAGAGGCGATCCGAAGAAGGCTGGGGAGCTGGAGCTGCTGATAAAGGACTACCCGTACGCAGTCGACGGGCTGGAGATCTGGACAGCCATCAAGGAATGGGTCACGGACTACTGCGCGATATACTACGCCGAGGGCGACGGCGCCGTCGCGGGCGACAGCGAGCTGCAGGCGTGGTGGAGCGAGGTGCGCAACGTGGGCCACGGCGACCTGAGCGACGCGCCGTGGTGGCCGGCGATGGACAGCGTCGGCGACCTCGTGGAGACCTGCGCCACCATCATCTGGCTCGGCTCCGCCTACCATTCCGCCGTCAGCTTCGGGCAGTACGCGTACAACGGCTTCGTCCCCAACCGCCCCACCGTCACCTCCGGGGAGATGCCGGCCGGCGCCGGGGCGGCCGTGACCGAGGCGGAGTTCCTCGGCCACATCACCCCGAAGAACGAGGCGTTCGGCCTCATGGCGCTCACCATGAGCCCGCCGGTGAAGCCGGGGGAGCCGCTCATGGGAGAGCGGCCGGACACGGCACGGTGGACGAGCGAGCAGCGGGCAGCCAAGGCGCTGCTCGAGTTCaacgcgaagctggacgccgtcgcGGAGGCCGTCAAGAAGCGGAACGCCGACGGCGCGCTGCGGAACCGGAACGGGCCCGTGGAGGTGCCCTACACGCTCCTCGCGCCGAGGGCCGACCCTGCGGTGCCACACGTCGGCGGAATTCCCAACAGCATCGCCGTTTGA
- the LOC119356912 gene encoding linoleate 9S-lipoxygenase-like isoform X3, giving the protein MPMQIRHSPRPCARGPHAPSATGPGAPGWTATMLRPAGALERRDGPRPMLVPSAARSQLKILHPSTSPSHDATTATRAVAGSDVQATSAATSARVQGKLLLQSSDSPSSPLRLSLQLVSATVAGRDERGVRGEAAALDAVISSGETEVDVELLWDEALGAPGAVLVTNNSDFPVYLKLLSLSSPAVHFVCNGWVYPVGKHPYRLFFTNDAYVKEKTPPALRKDREDELRLLRGEGAPADAPLQKWDRVYDYALYNDLGNPDLREDLARPVLGGSEEYPYPRRTRTSRPPSKADPASETRASLEEGVYIPCDERTGAVAKAPNLPKLEGHFGSLADVHGLFDTNAKPIAFPVPQVISANRTAWRTDEEFARQTLAGTNPLSIELVTGLPLTSKLDRALYGDQDSKITKEHIEKNLGNMTVAQAIEKDRLYVVDHHDWVMPYLKRINELPGDEEKGEISERKSYATRTLFFLQDDSTLKPLAIELSSPHPEDERLGATSTVYTPPDQLKAGDAASDTFTAWDLAKAHAASNDACKNNYVLHWLRTHATMEPVVIAANRQLSVLHPIHKLLKPHFRNTLDTNSTARHIVIGSGDERQGGAFYRNMHEVNFFTGKYGMEMSSKAYASFNFTELAFPNELIKRGVARGDPKKAGELELLIKDYPYAVDGLEIWTAIKEWVTDYCAIYYAEGDGAVAGDSELQAWWSEVRNVGHGDLSDAPWWPAMDSVGDLVETCATIIWLGSAYHSAVSFGQYAYNGFVPNRPTVTSGEMPAGAGAAVTEAEFLGHITPKNEAFGLMALTMSPPVKPGEPLMGERPDTARWTSEQRAAKALLEFNAKLDAVAEAVKKRNADGALRNRNGPVEVPYTLLAPRADPAVPHVGGIPNSIAV; this is encoded by the exons ATGCCGATGCAGATCCGTCACAGCCCACGTCCGTGTGCCCGCGGCCCGCATGCTCCGTCAGCCACGGGCCCTGGGGCGCCGGGATGGACCGCGACGATGCTCCGTCCTGCAGGGGCGCTGGAGCGCCGGGACGGACCACGTCCAATGCTCGTCCCTTCCGCGGCTCGCTCGCAGCTCAAAATCTTGCACCCGAGCACCAGCCCAAGCCATGACGCCACCACGGCCACGCGTGCAGTGGCCGGCTCCGACGTGCAGGCCACGTCCGCCGCCACTAGCGCTCGTGTCCAAGGCAAGCTGCTGCTGCAGAGCTCCGACTCGCCCAGCAGCCCGCTCAGGCTGTCCCTCCAGCTCGTCAGCGCCACCGTCGCCG GGCGTGATGAGCGCGGCGTgagaggggaggcggcggcgctggacgCCGTCATATCCAGCGGGGAGACGGAGGTCGACGTGGAGCTGCTGTGGGACGAGGCCCTGGGCGCGCCCGGCGCCGTGCTCGTGACAAACAACTCCGACTTCCCCGTGTACCTGAAGCTGCTAAGCCTGAGCTCGCCGGCCGTCCACTTCGTCTGCAACGGATGGGTCTATCCCGTCGGGAAGCACCCGTACCGCCTCTTCTTCACCAACGAC GCGTACGTGAAGGAGAAGACGCCGCCGGCGCTGCGCAAGGACAGGGAAGACGAGCTCCGTCTGCTCCGGGGCGAGGGCGCGCCGGCAGACGCGCCGCTGCAGAAATGGGACCGCGTGTACGACTACGCGCTCTACAACGACCTGGGAAACCCCGACCTGCGCGAGGACCTGGCGCGCCCAGTGCTGGGAGGGTCCGAAGAGTACCCGTACCCTCGCCGGACCAGGACCAGCCGGCCTCCGAGCAAGGCAGACCCCGCGAGCGAGACGAGGGCGTCGCTGGAGGAAGGGGTCTACATCCCGTGCGACGAGCGGACCGGCGCCGTCGCCAAGGCGCCCAACCTTCCCAAGCTCGAGGGCCACTTCGGGTCCTTGGCGGATGTCCACGGCCTCTTCGACACCAACGCCAAGCCCATCGCATTCCCCGTCCCACAGGTCATCTCAG CGAATCGAACAGCTTGGCGGACCGATGAAGAGTTCGCCAGGCAAACACTCGCGGGGACAAACCCCCTGTCCATCGAGCTCGTCACCGGCCTCCCACTCACGAGCAAGCTTGACCGGGCCCTGTATGGTGACCAAGACAGCAAGATAACCAAAGAGCACATTGAGAAGAACTTGGGAAACATGACCGTGGCGCAG GCTATAGAAAAGGACAGGTTGTACGTTGTGGATCACCACGACTGGGTGATGCCGTACCTGAAGCGCATCAACGAGCTGCCAGGCGACGAGGAGAAGGGCGAGATCTCCGAGAGGAAGTCGTACGCCACAAGGACCCTCTTCTTCTTGCAAGACGACTCCACACTCAAGCCGCTGGCGATCGAGCTCAGCTCGCCGCACCCAGAGGATGAGCGCCTCGGCGCCACCAGCACCGTGTACACTCCTCCCGACCAACTCAAAGCCGGCGACGCCGCCTCCGACACCTTCACGGCGTGGGACCTCGCCAAGGCCCACGCCGCCTCCAACGACGCCTGCAAGAACAACTACGTCCTTCACTG GCTGAGGACGCACGCGACGATGGAGCCGGTGGTGATCGCGGCGAACCGGCAGCTCAGCGTGCTGCACCCAATCCACAAGCTTCTCAAGCCGCACTTCCGAAACACCTTGGACACAAATTCCACGGCACGACACATCGTCATCGGCTCCGGCGACGAGCGACAGGGTGGTGCCTTTTACCGCAACATGCACGAGGTCAACTTCTTCACCGGCAAGTACGGCATGGAGATGTCCTCCAAGGCATACGCTTCATTTAACTTCACCGAGCTCGCTTTCCCCAACGAACTCATCAAGCG AGGTGTGGCGAGAGGCGATCCGAAGAAGGCTGGGGAGCTGGAGCTGCTGATAAAGGACTACCCGTACGCAGTCGACGGGCTGGAGATCTGGACAGCCATCAAGGAATGGGTCACGGACTACTGCGCGATATACTACGCCGAGGGCGACGGCGCCGTCGCGGGCGACAGCGAGCTGCAGGCGTGGTGGAGCGAGGTGCGCAACGTGGGCCACGGCGACCTGAGCGACGCGCCGTGGTGGCCGGCGATGGACAGCGTCGGCGACCTCGTGGAGACCTGCGCCACCATCATCTGGCTCGGCTCCGCCTACCATTCCGCCGTCAGCTTCGGGCAGTACGCGTACAACGGCTTCGTCCCCAACCGCCCCACCGTCACCTCCGGGGAGATGCCGGCCGGCGCCGGGGCGGCCGTGACCGAGGCGGAGTTCCTCGGCCACATCACCCCGAAGAACGAGGCGTTCGGCCTCATGGCGCTCACCATGAGCCCGCCGGTGAAGCCGGGGGAGCCGCTCATGGGAGAGCGGCCGGACACGGCACGGTGGACGAGCGAGCAGCGGGCAGCCAAGGCGCTGCTCGAGTTCaacgcgaagctggacgccgtcgcGGAGGCCGTCAAGAAGCGGAACGCCGACGGCGCGCTGCGGAACCGGAACGGGCCCGTGGAGGTGCCCTACACGCTCCTCGCGCCGAGGGCCGACCCTGCGGTGCCACACGTCGGCGGAATTCCCAACAGCATCGCCGTTTGA
- the LOC119356912 gene encoding linoleate 9S-lipoxygenase-like isoform X2: MPMQIRHSPRPCARGPHAPSATGPGAPGWTATMLRPAGALERRDGPRPMLVPSAARSQLKILHPSTSPSHDATTATRAVAGSDVQATSAATVAGRDERGVRGEAAALDAVISSGETEVDVELLWDEALGAPGAVLVTNNSDFPVYLKLLSLSSPAVHFVCNGWVYPVGKHPYRLFFTNDAYVKEKTPPALRKDREDELRLLRGEGAPADAPLQKWDRVYDYALYNDLGNPDLREDLARPVLGGSEEYPYPRRTRTSRPPSKADPASETRASLEEGVYIPCDERTGAVAKAPNLPKLEGHFGSLADVHGLFDTNAKPIAFPVPQVISANRTAWRTDEEFARQTLAGTNPLSIELVTGLPLTSKLDRALYGDQDSKITKEHIEKNLGNMTVAQAIEKDRLYVVDHHDWVMPYLKRINELPGDEEKGEISERKSYATRTLFFLQDDSTLKPLAIELSSPHPEDERLGATSTVYTPPDQLKAGDAASDTFTAWDLAKAHAASNDACKNNYVLHWLRTHATMEPVVIAANRQLSVLHPIHKLLKPHFRNTLDTNSTARHIVIGSGDERQGGAFYRNMHEVNFFTGKYGMEMSSKAYASFNFTELAFPNELIKRGMVRGAPKKPEELELPRNDELNILTAIWKWVTELFFPNEHIKTGVARGDPKKAGELELLIKDYPYAVDGLEIWTAIKEWVTDYCAIYYAEGDGAVAGDSELQAWWSEVRNVGHGDLSDAPWWPAMDSVGDLVETCATIIWLGSAYHSAVSFGQYAYNGFVPNRPTVTSGEMPAGAGAAVTEAEFLGHITPKNEAFGLMALTMSPPVKPGEPLMGERPDTARWTSEQRAAKALLEFNAKLDAVAEAVKKRNADGALRNRNGPVEVPYTLLAPRADPAVPHVGGIPNSIAV, from the exons ATGCCGATGCAGATCCGTCACAGCCCACGTCCGTGTGCCCGCGGCCCGCATGCTCCGTCAGCCACGGGCCCTGGGGCGCCGGGATGGACCGCGACGATGCTCCGTCCTGCAGGGGCGCTGGAGCGCCGGGACGGACCACGTCCAATGCTCGTCCCTTCCGCGGCTCGCTCGCAGCTCAAAATCTTGCACCCGAGCACCAGCCCAAGCCATGACGCCACCACGGCCACGCGTGCAGTGGCCGGCTCCGACGTGCAGGCCACGTCCGC CGCCACCGTCGCCG GGCGTGATGAGCGCGGCGTgagaggggaggcggcggcgctggacgCCGTCATATCCAGCGGGGAGACGGAGGTCGACGTGGAGCTGCTGTGGGACGAGGCCCTGGGCGCGCCCGGCGCCGTGCTCGTGACAAACAACTCCGACTTCCCCGTGTACCTGAAGCTGCTAAGCCTGAGCTCGCCGGCCGTCCACTTCGTCTGCAACGGATGGGTCTATCCCGTCGGGAAGCACCCGTACCGCCTCTTCTTCACCAACGAC GCGTACGTGAAGGAGAAGACGCCGCCGGCGCTGCGCAAGGACAGGGAAGACGAGCTCCGTCTGCTCCGGGGCGAGGGCGCGCCGGCAGACGCGCCGCTGCAGAAATGGGACCGCGTGTACGACTACGCGCTCTACAACGACCTGGGAAACCCCGACCTGCGCGAGGACCTGGCGCGCCCAGTGCTGGGAGGGTCCGAAGAGTACCCGTACCCTCGCCGGACCAGGACCAGCCGGCCTCCGAGCAAGGCAGACCCCGCGAGCGAGACGAGGGCGTCGCTGGAGGAAGGGGTCTACATCCCGTGCGACGAGCGGACCGGCGCCGTCGCCAAGGCGCCCAACCTTCCCAAGCTCGAGGGCCACTTCGGGTCCTTGGCGGATGTCCACGGCCTCTTCGACACCAACGCCAAGCCCATCGCATTCCCCGTCCCACAGGTCATCTCAG CGAATCGAACAGCTTGGCGGACCGATGAAGAGTTCGCCAGGCAAACACTCGCGGGGACAAACCCCCTGTCCATCGAGCTCGTCACCGGCCTCCCACTCACGAGCAAGCTTGACCGGGCCCTGTATGGTGACCAAGACAGCAAGATAACCAAAGAGCACATTGAGAAGAACTTGGGAAACATGACCGTGGCGCAG GCTATAGAAAAGGACAGGTTGTACGTTGTGGATCACCACGACTGGGTGATGCCGTACCTGAAGCGCATCAACGAGCTGCCAGGCGACGAGGAGAAGGGCGAGATCTCCGAGAGGAAGTCGTACGCCACAAGGACCCTCTTCTTCTTGCAAGACGACTCCACACTCAAGCCGCTGGCGATCGAGCTCAGCTCGCCGCACCCAGAGGATGAGCGCCTCGGCGCCACCAGCACCGTGTACACTCCTCCCGACCAACTCAAAGCCGGCGACGCCGCCTCCGACACCTTCACGGCGTGGGACCTCGCCAAGGCCCACGCCGCCTCCAACGACGCCTGCAAGAACAACTACGTCCTTCACTG GCTGAGGACGCACGCGACGATGGAGCCGGTGGTGATCGCGGCGAACCGGCAGCTCAGCGTGCTGCACCCAATCCACAAGCTTCTCAAGCCGCACTTCCGAAACACCTTGGACACAAATTCCACGGCACGACACATCGTCATCGGCTCCGGCGACGAGCGACAGGGTGGTGCCTTTTACCGCAACATGCACGAGGTCAACTTCTTCACCGGCAAGTACGGCATGGAGATGTCCTCCAAGGCATACGCTTCATTTAACTTCACCGAGCTCGCTTTCCCCAACGAACTCATCAAGCG TGGAATGGTGAGAGGAGCTCCGAAGAAACCTGAGGAGCTGGAGCTGCCGAGAAACGACGAGCTCAACATCTTGACGGCGATCTGGAAATGGGTCACCGAACTCTTTTTCCCCAACGAACACATCAAGAC AGGTGTGGCGAGAGGCGATCCGAAGAAGGCTGGGGAGCTGGAGCTGCTGATAAAGGACTACCCGTACGCAGTCGACGGGCTGGAGATCTGGACAGCCATCAAGGAATGGGTCACGGACTACTGCGCGATATACTACGCCGAGGGCGACGGCGCCGTCGCGGGCGACAGCGAGCTGCAGGCGTGGTGGAGCGAGGTGCGCAACGTGGGCCACGGCGACCTGAGCGACGCGCCGTGGTGGCCGGCGATGGACAGCGTCGGCGACCTCGTGGAGACCTGCGCCACCATCATCTGGCTCGGCTCCGCCTACCATTCCGCCGTCAGCTTCGGGCAGTACGCGTACAACGGCTTCGTCCCCAACCGCCCCACCGTCACCTCCGGGGAGATGCCGGCCGGCGCCGGGGCGGCCGTGACCGAGGCGGAGTTCCTCGGCCACATCACCCCGAAGAACGAGGCGTTCGGCCTCATGGCGCTCACCATGAGCCCGCCGGTGAAGCCGGGGGAGCCGCTCATGGGAGAGCGGCCGGACACGGCACGGTGGACGAGCGAGCAGCGGGCAGCCAAGGCGCTGCTCGAGTTCaacgcgaagctggacgccgtcgcGGAGGCCGTCAAGAAGCGGAACGCCGACGGCGCGCTGCGGAACCGGAACGGGCCCGTGGAGGTGCCCTACACGCTCCTCGCGCCGAGGGCCGACCCTGCGGTGCCACACGTCGGCGGAATTCCCAACAGCATCGCCGTTTGA